GTTATGTTGCTAATATTTAGTTCAACAAAGAATATAAAAGAAAGACATTTGTTTCTAGGGAGTAAATACTCGTTCGAGCACATAGAGCGCTCTTTTGAGGACTCGTTTGAGCATGGCTTTGTTTCTCAAGGTAAAAACTTCTAGAATGTGTTTCAGGTGTTGTGTTCATTCGAGTACAAGCCCCCTGCATCTAGTCATGGTGCAACACTTTGTTTTGTAGAGACACGTGCTTTCGTGTGCAACAATATATTTGTATAGATGTTATGACTTACGCATGTTGAAAAGGGATGATTTCATGTATTTTTGCATAAATTGACAACATGTAATGAGCATGAACATAAAAATTAACTTACTCTGATATTCTctcttaaataaattatattagaaATAAACTTGTAATCTCTTGTTGCATTCTGGTATTAAGAGTGTAACGAGAAAATTATTTTGTCTTTGTGTGATTCATATGCATACCCTAGTACCTATGTGAGAGAAATTTCACGGATGTAAAGTTTAGAAGGAcgcttttaatatttattaagtttgcaatttttttaaattaacaaaaaaacttaataatgtttgtgaatattaattatgttcATATGTCTGATCAAATGTCAGAATTGTATATAGTGTTTTAGTGATAACATTATTAATCTGTAATATTTGTTTGGCTTACCGCAAAAGTCGATCCCCACTTTGATACCATTGTTGGGAGGGTTGTTCAATTCATTTCTAATCGATCCATTAGGACCTCCTGTCTTTCTTTTGGCGTCATAAGTACCTGCATCATGGAATCTGAAAAAGCAAAATTTAAAACTTCGATtcttttctttatcttttttttcagtttatagtttttcttttaaattaataattaaaaatagtaaattaattagaaaattttaattttcactttttaattgtgagttttcaaattcaacacatttctaataaatttgactattttttattCATACGTATATCATATAATTATGAAACTGAATAACGAAAAACCATAATAATATCGAACAGCCAATTAGTCAACCTTTATATTTTGCTgacattttatttataagtagGGCAATTTAGGTCCAGACCCTATTTAGGCCATATTCGAGTCTTTTGATCAAAAACCTTAgctattatatttaattgtagGAATAAAAtctaatagaaaataaaagttgTAGAGAATTCGAGGTATATTTAAGTGGAAAGGATTTTCAGCTAGTCGTATAGCTGACTgattatcgcaacttaacttgacACCATAGTCAACAAGCTGATGTAAATCCTTTAGTGGCTGGGTGAGCCATGCACATTCATGTGTTGCCATCGCTGATGCTCGATACTCTACTTTCGTACTTGACAATGACACTGTTGGTTGTCTTTTACTACACCATGAAGCTGCTCCAGAACCCAGCTTGAACACATAACCAGTAGTTGATCGACGTGTATCAAGatctccagcataatcagcatcacAATATCCAATAACTTCAAATTTTCTATCATTACGGTAAAGGATACCATAATCAATACTTCCTTTGACATACCTCAATATTCGCTTTATAGCTTCCATGTGAGGTTTCTTCGGTTTCTGTATGAACCGACTAATCACACTAACTGCATAGGTAATATCTGGTAGGGTTAGCGTGAGATAGATTAGACTTCCTACCAATTGTCTATACATTGTCATGTCTTCTAACTCCTTGCCTATTCCTGAACATAGTTTTGCATTAACCTCCATTGGAGTTGACATAGGCTTGCAATCAAGCATTTCATATTTATCCAAAAGATCTTGGGCATATTTCTGTTGGCAGAGAAATATCCCATCATTGGTTCGCTCCACTTCTAGACCAAGAAAATGCTTTAGTTCTCCAAGTTCTTTCATCTGAAATCAAAcagaaagattttcttttgtaTGTTGGATCGCCCAATCATCATCTCCAGTATTGATgagatcatcaacataaacaagaattatCGCCAACTTTTCATCTCGAGCTTTCACAAACAAACTTGAATCAGCTGGTGCAACTGAGTAACCACTTTATAGCAAGAATTCTGCTATTTTGCCATACCATGCACGTGGTGCTTGCTTCAAACCGTAAAGTGCCTTCTTTAGCTTGTACACATAGTTTGGATGAGATTTGACTCTTGAACCCTTTAGGTTGATCCATGTAGATATCTCTATCCAGTTCACCATGTATGAATGCGTTTTTAACATCCATTTGCTAAAGCTTCCCAGAGTGACTAGCCGTGAGTGCTAGTAAAACACGCACTGTAGTAATCTTTACCACTGGACTAAAGGTTTCATCATAGTCTAACTCATATTGCTGAGAAAATCCTCGAGCTACCAGTCGTGCTTTGTACCTTTCAATGGAGCCATCGGGTTTAGTCTTCACCTTGTAAACCCATCTAACGGAAATAGGTTGAACTTCCTTAGGTGTTGGTACTAACGCCCAAGTTTGATTATGGTGTAGAGCATGAATTTTCTCCTCCATGGCTTTCGTCTAATCTTTGCTTCGAGCTGCTTCATCATAGCTAGTTGGCTCTTTGACATTCTCTACCATTGCAGAATTAGCATATTTTGAATTACGCTTTCGAGGTCTGATCGATCTACGCAGGATTAGACTTGGTTCCTCTTCTTTCAGATCTTCTATCTAACTTAGCCTTTCTTCTTCAGGACTTCTATGATGTGCTCCTGTCTTCCATGGACTTTTCTCTTTTCCTTTTGGTGAAGTTTGAGAACTTTCACCTTCTAGATCACCATCTTGAGTAGACTGATCCCCCATTTTCTCTAGAAGCTTTTCCTCGATCTCCTTTGAGTCTGGTAATAATACAGCTTGTGGTGACCACCAAGATGATGCTTCATCAAATACCACATTTCTTGATACATGACACTTATTTGTAGTTGGATCACAACatttccaacctttcctttgatCATCATATCCCACAAAGATACATCTGATCGCCTTCTTGTCAAATTTGCTGCGTAGGTGCTCAGGAACGAACACATAGCATACAAATCcgaaaacttgaaaattgctcACTACTGGCTTAATCTTCCACAACTTCTCGTATGGGGAGACAAACTCTAGCCTTGCTTTTGGTAGCCTGTTTGTCACATGTGTTGCTGTTTTCATGCATTCGACCCAAAAACGTGGTGGCACGTTTTTCGCATGAAGCATGCTTCTAAATGTATCTGCTAGGTGTTGATTCTTTCTCTCTGCTACTCCATTTTATTGTGGAGTGTTTGAACAAGTGAGCTGGCGTCGTATTTTGCAATCTTGCAAATACTGAGAGAATTTAGTTGATGTATATTCTCCTCCATTGTCTGTTCTTAGACATTGCACTTTTCTACCAACTTCTTTTTTCCACTACTTCTTTGAACTGTTAGAACTTGCTGAATGCTTCTGATTTCTCCTTCATGAAGTCTACCCAGAcatatctagaataatcatctaTGAAGGTGATCATATATCGTAGACCACTTACTGAATGTTGCTTGACCGGCCCAAATACGTCTGAGTGAATAAGTTCTAGAGGTGTATGAGACTTAAACTTTGAGTCTTCATATGGTAGCTGGTGTGGTTTACCGAATTGACATCCGACAAAAATTATATCTTCCTTGACATCCAATTCAAGAAGACCCTTGAGCatcaatttcttcatcatcacttttTGCTTGGTATAGCTCACGTGAGCCAAGCATGCATGCCACAAGTCAGCTGTCTCATTCTTCCTTGTCTTGTCTACATATGCTGTTTGAGCAGACATTACATAGACAAATTCCAAACGTTGTCCCTCTAATATCGGTGTTGAATTATCCTCCAAATTCTGGTACACCTTTACATCTCAAGGTCCAAAGAGCACATAGTTTCCTGAGGCAGTCAGTTGTGATACTGACAATaaattctttgtcatacctgGAACATGGTAGACATTATCCAGCTAAACTTGCTTGTTGCTAAATCGCGGAGTTACAACCGCTTTGTCAATGTGAGTAATTGCCAACTCTTAGTTGTTCGTTGTAATAACAACTCGACCACGCTTATACTCGGACATACTCACAAACTTTTCTTTATCTTCAGTCATGTGATTCGAACAACCAGAGTCGATGATCCAATCATCCTTGTAATTGATCATCTTATCATTTGTTGTGGCAAATGCAATGTCCTTTGGCTCAGTGTTGCAGGTTGACACAACCATTATGTCGAAAGGTTGTTCTTCCACATCTATTTTGAACTAGACTCTTCAACGGCATAGGAGGCTTGAAAATCTCATTCTTTTTCGCTTCGGCTTTCTGGCTCTATCGAAGTTGCAACATTCCCTTCTACTAACTTAGACCAACATTCTCGAGCATAATGTCCCTTTTTACTACACTTGTAGCAAACAACCTCTTGTCGTGTCCCAGTCTTATCTTTATTCTGATTTTCTTGTCGATCTCGAGCTCCCCTTGATGGAAGCCTCCTTTTCCTCGTCCTTTTCGAAATCCTCCTGACTTTTGATTTGACTTGCCAGGTAATGTATTACTCGATTGACCAATCTTCTCAACACTCTTATTTGGATTTTTGTTTCCAAATAGAGCAGTCTCTTCATCTTTGACAGAACCTCCGGACATTTGATTATCTAGAGCTTCCTGATTAGCTAATACATTTTCAAACTCGATTAGAGTTGGTTGTGCAGCCCAACCTCGCATGGCGTGACAAGACCATTAAGACTCGGCTTCCATCCGCGCACAATGATCCTTCACATCCTAGTCTCCGTGATCGGATTCTCCGGATCCAACTTTGTCATTTGCTCACACAAAGTCTTGACTTTAGTGAAATATTTGTTCACCGtcaatttattttgttgaatcgACATTAGCTCGTTCTCTAGCATCTGGAGTTGAACATCGTTCTTCTTTGACAACAACCCTGACAATGTGTCCCACGCCTCCTTGAGTGTCTTCGCATTCTTGATGTGGTGTAACAACTTGTCTTCAACAGCTGCTGCCAACACGTACATCGCCTTTCCAACTTTAATCTTCCACTTCTTTGACTCTTTTACATTAGTTGGTACCGTGGTATCACCACCACCGACTATACCCTAAAGGTCTTAACCcaacaaataaaattgcatACGTATGCTCCACGtagtgtaattattattgttgagtTTCTCAATATTACCAAATGTACTAGCAATATCCGCCACTTGTGACTTAGTTACGCCTCTCACGTAATAAGTAAGTTTGGTATCTCACCAAAAACTTCAATGTGATCACTTGATCACTCGGGTAGccaaaattattttgattaatttttaccaGTCCCTGACTGATAATTTACCAAAGTGAGTCTCATAATAGACCGTTTGGCTCTGATACCCAATTGTAGAGAGTTTCAAGGTATATTTATGTGGAATGGATAGCAAAATAATAATGTGGACAATAAAATTACTACTAGTATTGAACAACTAAtacttaaagtaataataatagcactAGAAACATACAAGATTACAATATATATTACTACTATATTGTACTAGCTCACTCTTATTCTTACAATAGCTCACTCTAAAACATTGCTCTCACTTTTGCTTTACCACTCAAGGAGATGTTGTGGTGGGATGATGAAAATGCAAGTGATGAACACCCTATTTATACTACTAGAAATGCTCCAAAACTCAACAAAATTTGGCAAGTAATTAATGCTTTTACACTTAGCCTAATAGGAAGGGAGTGATAGGAGTAGAATTTTATCAccttttattgtaaatttttgacTAATTCATACATTGATAAAAGAAAAGTGGTTGGTGACTTTGTTTAACAAAAGTCAAGTCAGTACAAATAAAAACATGAGTGTACAACTCACTCAATTCATTGGACAGTATGTCTCATGTTAAGTTGAATTTACAAATTAAGAAAAGCTAAACAAAAATTTCAGGCACATAGTTGaggaaatattaatattaatattaatattaaataaaaaaaaaaggtgagaAATGTACGCTAAGCGAAGCAAAATGGGTGCAAATGGCTTGTTAATTTgcagaagatgatgaagatctTTACGTGCAGCCTCAATTTGTTTTAGATATTCTGCATCCAAAATGTGGTGGTCACCAGCTGAATGGCCTGATCTTCTCCAATAATGATGAGCTTGGGCCAtgcttttttctcttttttttttttttttgaatatgataattaagtGCAAGTATTAATATACAAAAATATGGTTTACTTGGTGcctatttatataaaaagaaaaccaaTGTAAGAATTTATTCCAGGTTATCACTTgctaattttatttctttaattaattgtaGTGAATCACACTGGGCCAGCCCTGATTCTTTAGAAATCTTGGCAAAACAAACACGAACCCTTATGGGCCGACCCTATAACCACATGCTTtcgtaatatataaataaaacccATTTGATGATctcatatatttataaatacattttataaaaattaaaaaaaacatatgatTAAATTTTATACCTTAAGACTTTAACAAGattttacatgaatatatttgaatgaaaattcatttataagtttctcttttttttaaataaaatatttattgtgTGTACATCAATAGAGAATGGAAAGAGTATTTGTGACCTCTTTCATTATCAAAACAACCATCACagtttaactttttatattctcctaattttcatcaaataattatataaaatctatCAATATTGATGTCtaattaaagtaaataaaaaaccagaaattttaatcactttattttatttttgaaaatattaaaatgattcaaaattaccattttgaattatataaaatatgaaaagacAATGTACCACATGACCGAGCTGTTAGTGGCTTAAAATACAAATGTTTCTCTTATTTCATGTAACAAAAAatcattttgaattattttaaagtttctAATCACCATATATCCTATGACCATAGTTCTTTTAAGAATTCTCAATATTTTAagttttcattatcattttgactattattaaaattttctaataattatttaaactgCTACGTCAAGCATGCTTTATATATGATATTTTATGCTTGTCTCTTACTGATAGAAGAATACGCActagcataataaaaaaaaaaataacgttTATaagattaatttatataaattttaaatatattgtatTAGAAGAATCCAATTCAGTTTTATTAGggaatcaaattcaatttaagCTTTATCTTTGTCTTAATTAAATTAGCAG
This genomic stretch from Amaranthus tricolor cultivar Red isolate AtriRed21 chromosome 9, ASM2621246v1, whole genome shotgun sequence harbors:
- the LOC130824243 gene encoding secreted RxLR effector protein 161-like, whose protein sequence is MKELGELKHFLGLEVERTNDGIFLCQQKYAQDLLDKYEMLDCKPMSTPMEVNAKLCSGIGKELEDMTMYRQLVGSLIYLTLTLPDITYAVSVISRFIQKPKKPHMEAIKRILRYVKGSIDYGILYRNDRKFEVIGYCDADYAGDLDTRRSTTGYVFKLGSGAASWCSKRQPTVSLSSTKVEYRASAMATHECAWLTQPLKDLHQLVDYGVKLSCDNQSAIRLAENPFHLNIPRILYNFYFLLDFIPTIKYNS